A genome region from Pleurocapsa minor HA4230-MV1 includes the following:
- a CDS encoding PRC-barrel domain-containing protein, translated as MTTENIHLRSEFINTQVIARNTGKRLGVVKEVLVDIDRREIVALGLRDNFLSVSGIPKYMYLDSIRQTGDVILVEDENVIEDIDVEIYSKLVNCEVITEAGEPLGKVRDFQFDAENGAVNSIVIASLGIPQIPEQFISTYELSIEEVVSSGPNRLIVFEGSEERIEQISVGLLERLGIGRPPWEKDDVGYYPQTIKAENQLPTGTPLRTPIPTNLDTREPVMEERWDEDEWQESRTAPPPMRQQAEAIPYEDDDEENNWEDADPEVYDAQVYEAPPVKKYEYEEISNDDVWDDDTEPKAYNPPPVNIPEKQKAPEYEEEPG; from the coding sequence ATGACAACTGAAAACATACATTTACGCTCTGAATTTATTAACACTCAAGTCATTGCCCGTAACACAGGTAAAAGATTAGGAGTGGTAAAAGAGGTCTTGGTAGATATAGACCGCAGAGAAATAGTGGCTTTGGGACTACGAGACAATTTCTTGTCAGTCTCTGGGATACCAAAATATATGTATCTTGATAGTATTCGTCAAACTGGAGATGTAATTCTAGTGGAAGACGAAAACGTCATTGAAGATATTGACGTTGAAATTTATAGTAAGTTAGTCAACTGTGAGGTCATTACCGAAGCTGGCGAACCTTTGGGTAAAGTTAGAGATTTTCAGTTTGACGCGGAAAATGGTGCAGTTAATTCCATTGTGATTGCTTCTTTGGGCATTCCCCAAATTCCTGAGCAGTTTATTAGTACCTATGAGCTATCCATCGAAGAAGTTGTTAGCAGTGGCCCTAATCGTCTAATTGTTTTTGAAGGTTCGGAAGAGCGGATCGAGCAGATTTCCGTCGGACTACTTGAGCGTTTAGGAATTGGTCGTCCTCCTTGGGAAAAAGACGATGTGGGTTATTATCCTCAAACTATTAAGGCGGAAAACCAGTTACCTACAGGTACTCCTCTGCGCACTCCCATCCCAACAAACCTAGACACTAGAGAACCAGTCATGGAAGAACGCTGGGATGAAGATGAATGGCAGGAATCTCGTACTGCACCCCCGCCTATGAGACAACAAGCCGAAGCAATTCCTTATGAGGATGATGACGAAGAGAATAACTGGGAAGACGCTGATCCTGAAGTCTACGATGCGCAAGTATATGAAGCGCCACCAGTGAAAAAATATGAATATGAAGAAATCTCTAATGATGATGTTTGGGATGATGATACTGAACCAAAAGCTTATAATCCTCCTCCCGTAAATATTCCTGAAAAGCAAAAAGCGCCTGAATACGAGGAAGAGCCAGGTTAA
- the rbsK gene encoding ribokinase, which yields MTVVVFGSINLDLVVEVPHLPAKGETVIGDRFFSSAGGKGANQAVAIAKLGIPVSLVGQVGNDTFGQTLINSLQSSGVNTDGININSHTYSGIASIVVDRYGANTIACAGGANNLVREAEIKQFIKLLPQAKIVLLELGIPLATVLTAAREAKAHDCLLILDPAPVTANLPEELYSLVDIITPNEIEASQLVGFTVDGVTTARQAASSLHQMGIKNVIITLGSQGSLYSNELESYWLKPIDVPVVDTVAAGDAFNGALAAGLASGKKIKEAVQWATVGAALSVTKNGAQSSLPNKKSFQQLLDQQTLLD from the coding sequence ATGACCGTAGTTGTCTTTGGCAGTATCAATTTAGATTTAGTAGTTGAAGTACCTCATTTACCAGCAAAGGGAGAAACAGTGATTGGCGATCGCTTTTTTTCCTCAGCTGGAGGGAAAGGAGCAAATCAAGCAGTGGCGATCGCTAAATTAGGCATTCCTGTATCTTTAGTTGGTCAGGTAGGAAATGATACTTTTGGTCAAACTTTAATCAACAGTTTGCAATCTTCTGGGGTCAATACAGACGGCATTAACATCAATTCCCATACCTATTCAGGCATCGCTTCCATTGTGGTGGATCGATACGGTGCCAATACTATTGCTTGTGCTGGCGGTGCTAATAACTTAGTGCGTGAGGCAGAAATTAAGCAGTTTATCAAACTACTACCCCAGGCTAAAATTGTGTTGTTAGAACTAGGTATTCCTCTAGCCACAGTCTTGACCGCAGCCCGAGAAGCAAAAGCCCATGATTGCCTGCTAATTTTAGATCCTGCTCCAGTCACCGCCAATTTACCCGAAGAACTATACAGCCTGGTAGATATCATTACTCCCAATGAAATCGAAGCTAGTCAGCTAGTAGGCTTTACAGTGGATGGAGTTACTACCGCCAGACAAGCAGCCTCTTCTCTACATCAAATGGGCATCAAAAATGTCATTATCACTTTGGGAAGTCAAGGCTCTCTTTACAGTAATGAACTTGAGAGCTATTGGCTCAAACCAATTGATGTTCCTGTGGTAGATACAGTAGCTGCGGGAGATGCTTTCAATGGAGCTTTAGCCGCAGGGTTAGCATCAGGGAAAAAAATCAAGGAAGCGGTACAGTGGGCAACAGTAGGAGCTGCTTTATCCGTAACTAAAAATGGCGCTCAGTCTTCTCTACCCAATAAGAAAAGTTTTCAGCAGCTATTAGACCAACAAACATTATTAGATTAA
- a CDS encoding hybrid sensor histidine kinase/response regulator, translating into MDTEQQIRLNFLDEAEEYFDLMESNLVGLANAEVDPAKIDNVLRSAHSIKGGAGMMSFTNLSQVAHRLEDFLKILRVRYASSMIDIAVETLLLQSVDSLRHLGSLNRLAVAGGDPQTEAQMVVTIDRLQPVFEELRSLLGDLEVADENALLAQDEDSDPALLIFEEGVEEILTRFEEELSNLDLTELAEKLSVTAQELIGFGNMASLDPFIQLCESIQHQAASVSEPEITALANQALKTWKKSHALVLLGSVEKIPSYLEGYETVNQASFIEEFEEEVEPFDLDALELSGLQSAFELEVPEDSSKPELFGENSVELSKLQSAFELEVPEDSSKPELFGENSVELSKLQSVFELDSPEVESTAESTPEALNTELNTGLTNLSGLTPTVELTNIKQTVTEIQLQAQNQAQKSSAFSSLKTPSNPTPSVEQVDKMVRVPASQLKQFNNLFEQLVLNRNSITLRLEQLQGVIALMSQRMSQMERSNTQLKQWYDRASVEGLLSDKEQLVASGGTLTSNKHPGFDSLEMDRYSDIHLICQEQIETIVQLQEVATDIELGLQQVHQSARDLHYTTRSMQGNVTRTQMLPFADAVKRFPRVIRDLNLQFAKKVELKIIGERTLLDRLVIETLSDPLMHLLRNSFDHGIETPQARIAAGKPEAGTITIQANNQGTYSVITISDDGGGIPLEKIRDRVHQMGFSQAEVSRISEAELLNFIFEPGFSTASQVTELSGRGVGMDVVRTNLQEIRGDIRVDTKLGQGTTFKLRIPFTLSILRVAIVEQGGIVFAIPANSIRELISGEPQEELTPEDTKIVPWQQTKIPLIEIEKILVYNRLYNAVGLTGTPTINQTMTLVVGDDQFFAALKISRFWDEQESTIRAIDSPVPLPPGVISSVVFGDGKVIPLIDPLALAERYASDRLNPNSADVDLGAANDLPVTKTILIVDDSINVRRYLSLTLEKAGYRVEQAKDGLEALDKLTSGLVVQGVISDVEMPRLDGYGFLIAVKEKPELANLPVAMLTSRNNDKHRKLAMDLGASAYFSKPYNEQELLQQLAEILV; encoded by the coding sequence ATGGATACAGAACAACAGATTCGCCTGAATTTTCTGGATGAGGCAGAGGAATACTTCGATCTTATGGAATCTAATCTGGTCGGATTAGCTAATGCTGAAGTTGATCCTGCCAAGATCGATAATGTTTTGCGTTCTGCTCACTCAATTAAGGGTGGCGCAGGCATGATGAGCTTTACTAACTTAAGTCAAGTTGCCCATCGTCTAGAAGATTTCTTGAAAATTCTACGGGTGCGCTATGCTTCCAGCATGATTGATATTGCGGTGGAAACCCTGCTGCTGCAAAGTGTTGATTCTCTACGTCATCTTGGTAGTTTAAACCGTTTAGCCGTAGCGGGGGGCGATCCTCAAACTGAAGCACAGATGGTCGTAACTATCGATCGCCTGCAACCAGTTTTTGAAGAATTGCGATCGCTTTTGGGGGATTTGGAAGTAGCAGATGAAAATGCTCTACTGGCACAAGATGAAGATAGCGACCCTGCTCTCTTGATTTTTGAAGAAGGGGTGGAGGAAATTTTAACCCGCTTTGAAGAGGAATTATCAAACTTAGATCTGACTGAACTGGCGGAAAAGCTCTCGGTCACAGCTCAAGAATTGATTGGCTTTGGCAACATGGCAAGCCTCGATCCATTTATTCAACTTTGTGAATCAATTCAACACCAGGCAGCAAGTGTTTCTGAGCCAGAAATTACAGCTTTAGCTAACCAAGCTCTCAAAACTTGGAAGAAATCTCACGCATTGGTTCTTTTAGGTAGTGTCGAAAAAATTCCCTCTTATTTAGAAGGTTATGAGACTGTTAATCAGGCTAGTTTTATTGAGGAATTCGAGGAGGAAGTCGAGCCTTTTGATCTAGATGCTCTAGAATTGAGCGGATTACAGTCTGCCTTTGAATTAGAAGTTCCTGAAGACTCATCAAAACCCGAACTTTTTGGGGAGAATTCTGTTGAATTAAGTAAATTACAGTCCGCCTTTGAATTAGAAGTTCCTGAAGACTCATCAAAACCCGAACTTTTTGGGGAGAATTCTGTTGAATTAAGTAAATTACAGTCCGTCTTTGAATTAGATAGTCCCGAAGTAGAATCAACAGCAGAATCAACACCTGAAGCTTTAAATACTGAGTTAAATACTGGATTAACAAATCTCAGTGGCTTAACCCCAACTGTTGAGTTAACTAATATTAAACAGACAGTAACGGAAATTCAATTACAAGCTCAAAACCAAGCTCAAAAATCATCAGCTTTTAGTTCCCTCAAAACCCCGTCAAATCCAACTCCATCCGTGGAGCAGGTTGACAAGATGGTCAGAGTTCCTGCATCTCAACTTAAACAGTTCAACAACCTGTTCGAGCAGTTAGTTTTAAACCGAAATAGTATCACCTTGCGACTCGAACAATTGCAAGGAGTAATTGCCCTGATGAGTCAGCGAATGTCTCAGATGGAACGTTCTAATACTCAACTCAAACAATGGTATGACCGAGCGTCTGTGGAAGGACTATTGAGCGATAAAGAACAGTTAGTTGCTAGCGGTGGAACATTAACTAGCAATAAACATCCTGGCTTTGACAGTTTAGAAATGGATCGCTACAGTGACATTCATCTCATCTGTCAAGAACAAATTGAAACCATCGTTCAGCTGCAAGAGGTAGCAACGGATATTGAACTGGGATTACAACAGGTTCATCAATCCGCCAGAGATCTCCACTACACCACCAGATCGATGCAGGGGAACGTGACCCGCACTCAAATGTTGCCTTTTGCCGATGCTGTAAAACGATTCCCCAGGGTAATTCGTGACCTCAATCTTCAGTTTGCTAAAAAAGTAGAGCTAAAGATTATTGGCGAAAGAACTCTCTTGGATCGTTTGGTAATTGAAACCTTAAGCGATCCTTTGATGCACTTGTTGCGTAACTCCTTTGACCACGGGATTGAAACTCCTCAAGCTCGTATTGCTGCGGGGAAACCAGAGGCAGGTACTATTACGATCCAAGCTAATAATCAAGGTACTTATAGTGTCATTACCATCAGTGATGATGGTGGGGGAATTCCCCTCGAAAAAATTCGCGATCGCGTTCATCAAATGGGTTTTTCCCAAGCAGAAGTGTCCCGAATCAGCGAAGCCGAATTACTCAACTTTATTTTTGAACCTGGCTTTAGTACGGCAAGTCAAGTTACGGAACTATCGGGTCGAGGAGTGGGTATGGACGTGGTGCGAACTAATCTCCAAGAGATTCGCGGTGATATTCGGGTGGATACCAAACTAGGTCAAGGTACTACGTTTAAACTTAGAATTCCCTTTACTTTGTCGATTTTGCGGGTAGCGATCGTGGAACAAGGGGGGATTGTTTTTGCCATTCCTGCCAATAGCATTAGAGAATTAATATCTGGTGAGCCACAAGAAGAATTAACGCCAGAAGACACCAAGATCGTCCCTTGGCAGCAAACAAAAATTCCTTTAATCGAAATAGAAAAGATTTTAGTTTATAACCGTTTGTATAATGCGGTCGGTTTAACTGGTACGCCGACTATTAATCAAACTATGACTCTAGTGGTGGGGGATGATCAATTTTTCGCCGCCTTGAAAATTAGCCGTTTCTGGGACGAACAAGAATCCACGATTCGAGCAATTGATAGTCCTGTTCCTTTACCGCCTGGGGTCATTAGTTCTGTAGTGTTTGGGGATGGAAAAGTTATTCCTTTGATCGATCCTCTCGCCTTGGCGGAACGTTATGCCAGCGATCGCCTCAACCCTAATTCAGCTGATGTAGATTTGGGTGCTGCTAATGATCTTCCTGTCACCAAAACTATTCTAATAGTAGATGATTCCATCAATGTCCGTCGTTATCTAAGTTTGACTTTAGAAAAAGCTGGCTATCGTGTAGAACAAGCAAAAGATGGTTTAGAGGCTCTGGATAAATTGACGAGTGGATTAGTGGTTCAGGGGGTTATTTCGGATGTGGAAATGCCTCGACTAGATGGTTATGGGTTCTTGATAGCAGTCAAGGAAAAACCAGAACTGGCTAATTTACCCGTGGCGATGCTGACCTCTCGCAATAATGATAAACATCGTAAACTAGCAATGGATCTAGGCGCATCAGCTTATTTCTCCAAACCTTATAACGAACAAGAGCTATTACAACAATTAGCAGAAATCTTAGTTTAG
- a CDS encoding HAMP domain-containing protein — MGKSLSLKTKATLLAIALGTIPVLATGGTAYYFANKSITKETIATEELQASELQDKVGRFMQERRGDITVISSLKVLANPEKFTFEERSEILKRFYEAYSSYESIAAFDLKGNVIAQSDEGQKLENHLDRPYVQEALKTNAIVVSQPTISKSTGTYSIYTASVIKDPRTGKPIGFARARLPVSTFTDIVENYQAKGQQYYLVNSTGEIFLGGEKEAGKNQQEGLMLKDVFADLALATGKDGNRTKSTTNKLSKTSQLVSIAPPTELKGIKELNWQTLIAKDTDVAFAAQKNLGLTLAIGIGVTTLLVSAIAAYLANRATMPLLDAVKAVKKIGSGDLDTRLAVDSQDELGELNSNINLMTAQIQNSLEEQKGFAQQQRQEKEKLEMAIYTLLEEVGAAVDGDLTVRAGLDSMEISTVADLFNAIIGNLQDIAIEAKQSTSQVGSSLKANESEIRALAEQAIAETKEARETLISVQQMSQSIQAVAANANQAEKITDDTYNTIVSSTANMDSTVASILQLRTTVGETAKKMKRLGESSQKISQVVSFIEEIALKTNVLAINASVEAGRAGEYGQGFTIVAEQVGALAEQSAAATKEIANIVAAIQAETQEVNQAMESGTSQVVETTRLVESTKQSLGLVLEKSQEVNQLMGSISQSTVSQASTSQTITNLMQKIAELSANTSESSSKVAQSIVETAEVAQRLEATVGQFKVAG, encoded by the coding sequence ATGGGGAAATCCTTAAGCCTCAAAACCAAAGCGACATTATTGGCGATCGCCCTTGGTACAATTCCAGTATTAGCTACAGGGGGAACGGCTTATTATTTCGCGAACAAGTCGATTACCAAAGAAACTATTGCCACAGAAGAACTTCAAGCAAGTGAGCTACAAGATAAAGTTGGTCGATTCATGCAAGAACGACGGGGTGATATTACGGTAATTTCGAGTTTGAAAGTTCTTGCTAACCCCGAAAAATTTACCTTCGAGGAAAGATCGGAAATTCTGAAACGTTTTTACGAGGCTTATAGTTCTTATGAGAGTATCGCTGCTTTTGACTTAAAAGGAAATGTAATTGCCCAATCCGACGAAGGGCAAAAACTTGAGAATCACCTCGATCGTCCTTATGTGCAGGAAGCCTTAAAAACCAATGCAATTGTGGTTAGCCAGCCGACTATTTCTAAATCTACGGGTACTTATAGTATTTATACTGCTTCAGTAATTAAAGATCCTCGAACTGGTAAGCCCATTGGTTTTGCTCGCGCCCGCTTGCCTGTTAGTACTTTTACGGATATTGTGGAAAATTATCAAGCTAAAGGGCAGCAATATTACCTGGTCAATAGTACAGGAGAAATTTTCCTGGGTGGAGAAAAAGAAGCCGGCAAGAACCAACAGGAAGGATTAATGCTGAAGGACGTTTTTGCTGATTTAGCCTTAGCCACTGGTAAAGACGGAAATAGAACTAAGTCCACGACCAATAAACTCAGCAAAACTTCACAGCTAGTATCCATTGCGCCCCCAACTGAGCTAAAAGGAATCAAAGAACTTAATTGGCAAACCCTGATTGCTAAAGATACAGATGTTGCCTTTGCAGCTCAGAAAAACTTAGGTTTGACTCTGGCAATTGGTATTGGTGTGACCACCCTATTAGTATCAGCGATCGCTGCTTATCTAGCCAACCGTGCCACTATGCCCCTACTAGATGCGGTGAAGGCGGTGAAGAAAATTGGGAGTGGCGACCTGGATACTCGTTTGGCGGTGGATAGCCAAGATGAGTTGGGAGAATTGAACAGTAATATCAACTTGATGACGGCACAGATTCAAAACTCCCTGGAAGAACAAAAAGGATTCGCGCAACAACAGCGCCAAGAAAAAGAAAAGCTAGAAATGGCAATCTATACCCTGTTAGAAGAGGTAGGAGCTGCTGTCGATGGAGATTTAACCGTCCGAGCTGGCTTGGATTCGATGGAAATTAGTACGGTTGCCGATCTATTTAACGCGATTATTGGTAACCTCCAAGACATTGCGATTGAAGCCAAACAGTCCACCAGTCAAGTAGGTTCATCCCTCAAGGCAAATGAGTCAGAAATTCGCGCTTTAGCAGAACAGGCGATCGCTGAAACCAAAGAAGCCCGTGAGACGTTAATCTCTGTTCAACAGATGTCGCAGTCCATTCAGGCAGTAGCAGCCAACGCTAACCAAGCAGAAAAAATTACCGATGATACTTACAACACGATTGTTAGTAGTACCGCCAACATGGATTCAACGGTAGCCAGTATTCTCCAACTACGGACTACTGTCGGAGAAACCGCCAAGAAAATGAAGCGTTTAGGGGAATCATCCCAGAAAATTTCGCAGGTGGTATCCTTTATCGAAGAAATTGCCCTTAAAACCAACGTACTTGCAATTAACGCTTCGGTTGAGGCGGGACGTGCAGGGGAATATGGTCAAGGTTTCACGATTGTAGCGGAACAAGTGGGTGCCCTGGCAGAACAATCCGCCGCAGCGACCAAAGAAATCGCCAATATTGTGGCAGCGATTCAAGCAGAAACCCAAGAAGTTAACCAAGCCATGGAATCAGGGACAAGCCAGGTAGTAGAAACCACTCGTCTAGTGGAATCCACCAAGCAAAGTTTGGGTCTAGTACTGGAAAAATCCCAAGAAGTTAACCAACTAATGGGGTCAATTTCTCAAAGTACCGTATCTCAAGCCAGTACGTCTCAAACCATTACCAACCTGATGCAAAAAATTGCTGAATTATCAGCCAATACCTCCGAGTCTTCCAGTAAGGTAGCCCAATCCATTGTGGAAACAGCCGAGGTAGCTCAAAGATTGGAAGCTACTGTAGGACAGTTTAAGGTGGCTGGCTAA
- a CDS encoding chemotaxis protein CheW has product MSTSSPASRIQANLQELFQGNVASGDAYIKFQLTPEINALLSMAQVQESLIVEAEQITSLPTMPNSFVGMMNSRDRVFCVFDLAQLLALPSELINSRQYQVIVLQTMNQPSEPAILIGLAVTQLQGIVRLPIEQIQSSLEDAPANLADFMAGMALEKGNKIPILELNRLLASLK; this is encoded by the coding sequence ATGTCTACATCTAGTCCAGCTTCTAGAATTCAAGCCAACTTACAAGAGCTATTTCAAGGTAATGTCGCATCGGGAGATGCCTATATCAAATTCCAACTGACACCAGAAATTAATGCTTTGTTATCGATGGCACAGGTGCAGGAATCATTAATCGTGGAGGCGGAGCAAATTACCTCTTTGCCGACCATGCCCAACTCGTTTGTGGGCATGATGAATTCGCGCGATCGCGTATTTTGTGTGTTCGATTTAGCTCAATTGTTAGCCTTGCCTTCGGAGTTAATCAATTCTCGGCAATATCAAGTAATTGTCTTGCAAACCATGAATCAGCCATCTGAACCAGCAATTTTGATTGGCTTGGCGGTGACGCAACTTCAAGGGATTGTCCGTTTGCCCATTGAGCAAATTCAATCATCTCTTGAGGACGCTCCTGCTAATCTTGCCGATTTTATGGCGGGGATGGCACTGGAAAAAGGGAATAAGATTCCCATCCTAGAATTAAATCGCCTTTTGGCTAGCTTAAAGTAA
- a CDS encoding response regulator — protein sequence MKTILIVDDVKSELDMMANYLTKAGYNIIVAKDGEDAIAQTIAKKPDAVVTDWMMPEMGGLDVCRKIRKNPETQGIPVIACTAKSSDVDKMWAKKQGINAYVTKPCTQDELVKAVHEVLM from the coding sequence ATGAAAACTATCCTAATTGTTGACGACGTAAAATCTGAATTAGATATGATGGCAAACTATTTAACCAAAGCTGGTTATAACATCATTGTTGCCAAAGACGGAGAAGATGCGATCGCCCAAACTATAGCCAAAAAACCTGATGCTGTGGTTACTGATTGGATGATGCCTGAAATGGGTGGATTAGATGTCTGTCGTAAAATCAGAAAAAATCCTGAAACCCAAGGTATTCCCGTCATTGCCTGTACTGCCAAAAGTAGCGATGTAGACAAAATGTGGGCAAAAAAACAGGGGATTAATGCTTATGTGACTAAGCCTTGTACCCAAGATGAATTGGTCAAAGCCGTTCACGAAGTTTTAATGTAA
- a CDS encoding response regulator: MTTTSKLNSQHLLSQLAAAKNSGCLKLRGESVVWEIYLQMGSLRYVYCSAQSLDQLKYHLHFLGLRQALAALKQLPQSLQEEQLSKLDQSKQSSDLDIYSKIILWLIAEKQLNSDESSKLIESITKDELQSCLWLEQGDSLWQENVLVPTWITSQIQVSISLSIAECLNEAEIKIKQWQKCSEELLSIHQCPSFTPGWETKTLPDSGFLNHDILIELSKILRGNTSIRQLSILLNKKEFQVAQILSPYIDKKIIDLHCPQEPLNKIPSISRKLDDIDREIKLTTNNKLDKATKTWKIVCIDDSPTILQEIKRFLDPNKFQVTALDDPIKAASQIFVIIPHLILLDITMPKINGYKLCGLLRSSGNCNHIPIIMVSGNTGIIDKTRAKLAGATDYLTKPFTKEGLNQVVNKYLQ; encoded by the coding sequence ATGACAACAACTTCAAAACTCAATTCACAACATTTACTATCGCAACTAGCAGCAGCTAAAAATTCAGGCTGTCTTAAGCTTAGAGGCGAATCGGTTGTTTGGGAAATTTATTTGCAAATGGGAAGTTTACGATATGTTTACTGCTCGGCACAATCCCTAGATCAGCTCAAGTACCATTTACATTTTTTGGGATTGAGACAAGCTCTAGCTGCTCTAAAACAGCTACCCCAATCCTTGCAGGAAGAACAATTATCTAAACTAGATCAGTCGAAACAGTCTAGTGATTTAGATATTTACAGCAAGATTATTCTCTGGTTAATAGCGGAAAAACAGCTTAACTCAGATGAAAGCTCCAAACTAATTGAAAGTATCACTAAAGACGAATTGCAGTCTTGTCTCTGGCTCGAGCAAGGCGATTCCTTATGGCAAGAAAATGTTTTAGTTCCTACCTGGATTACTTCACAAATTCAAGTCTCTATATCGTTGAGTATTGCCGAATGTTTAAATGAAGCAGAAATTAAGATAAAACAATGGCAAAAATGCAGTGAAGAATTACTTTCGATTCATCAATGTCCTTCTTTTACTCCTGGCTGGGAAACAAAAACTCTGCCAGATTCAGGTTTCTTAAATCACGATATTTTAATAGAACTAAGCAAGATATTAAGAGGTAATACTAGTATTCGTCAACTGTCAATACTATTAAATAAAAAGGAGTTTCAAGTAGCACAAATTCTATCTCCATATATTGACAAAAAAATAATTGATTTACACTGTCCTCAAGAGCCTTTAAATAAAATTCCTTCTATATCTCGAAAATTAGATGATATTGATCGAGAAATAAAACTAACAACAAATAATAAATTAGATAAAGCGACAAAAACATGGAAAATCGTCTGTATTGATGATAGTCCTACGATCTTACAAGAAATCAAACGTTTTCTCGACCCAAATAAATTTCAAGTAACAGCCCTTGATGATCCTATAAAAGCTGCATCTCAAATTTTTGTCATCATTCCTCATCTAATCTTGTTGGATATTACTATGCCAAAAATTAATGGCTATAAACTATGTGGACTACTACGAAGTAGTGGCAACTGCAACCATATACCGATTATCATGGTATCTGGAAATACGGGAATAATTGACAAAACTAGAGCAAAACTTGCGGGAGCAACAGATTATCTAACCAAACCTTTTACCAAAGAAGGTTTGAATCAAGTTGTAAATAAGTATCTTCAATAA
- the secG gene encoding preprotein translocase subunit SecG translates to MNLYQIVQIIWAACGFLIIVFILLHSPKGDGLGGIGGQSQMFTSTKSAENALNRITWGLGIGFITLTVMLSAGWIG, encoded by the coding sequence ATGAACCTATATCAAATAGTACAGATTATCTGGGCAGCTTGTGGCTTTCTCATAATTGTTTTCATTCTGCTACACAGCCCTAAAGGTGACGGTTTAGGCGGTATTGGCGGACAATCACAAATGTTTACGAGTACTAAGAGTGCAGAGAATGCCTTGAATCGGATTACCTGGGGTTTGGGAATTGGTTTTATAACCTTAACTGTAATGTTAAGTGCTGGCTGGATCGGTTAG